DNA from Ictalurus punctatus breed USDA103 chromosome 7, Coco_2.0, whole genome shotgun sequence:
AACTTTAGCTAGCAAGAACTAATTGCTTCTGTTGAACTATTTACTAGCTTGCTAATCAGGTAGGTATTTTTATTTGCTCGTTAAACAACATAAGACAGATAATTTATCATTCTTATAAGAAGTATTTTAGCTGTTTGGCTCATACCTGCATGAGGTTCTCTATGCTTCTGAGCACTGACTGTTCCAGGATTCGATCTGGATCACGGTAAGATTTAAAGGTTGACCAGTAATATCGAAGATCTTCCAAAACACTCTGCAGACATTCATCCTGTGGTGCAAAAGTGTGATTACACAAGAGAAACACACATCACAGTACTATTTTAAACGTTTTCTGCTATTAATCAACTACCTGGCCAGTAACTACAAGTTAGCCGAATGAGCTAGCTACTTCGGCTGTGAGAAAAATGAGGTAGTTCATTTTAACCAAACAGAAGTATGAGAGTGAAAATTGGCTTAAGACAAGACTTGAGTTTGTAAAAATGAGGACTTGATAGGAGTGTGCTCTTTTTTGTTAATGCTGAGTACTTGCTTGCaaactagctagctacctaCCCAGGTGACTAATCTGTCACAATAGCTAGCTGTGTATTAAATAGCCTTCAGAGTAAACTAATGATGCGATGTATAGGTATAGTTAAAGGAGTTCAATCAAAAACTGTTCCATTTCGGGTTGTTTTTCCATGGGTTCACCCGTCATTTTGGATGCAGTGACTCTTGGGTAAGTTTAGCTATGGAAGTCTACAGTGACCTCCAAGGGCTTATCTGACCAACTAAAGTTGATATTAGCAATTTATTAGAAAGTATCATTTATAGGAAGCAATAGAGAAGGAGAGTGAGAAAATAATGAGGGAATGCCAACAAGGGTGTGTATAACACTATCAGAATGGATGTGATTCAGATTGAATGTAAAGAGCGTACCTCATCGAAAGTGAAGTCGGTGCCTTCCAAGCACATCAGGTTCTGTTGGATGAATGGTAGAAAGGAATTAAGTCATTTGTTCTTAGCGAATGTGCTGTAATTACTGTAATCCCAAAATTGTGGCCAGTAATTATAACACGGTTTGATAACTAGCTACAACACCCTGCCTCCAAAATCATTCGATTTCTAttctattaaattattaaataattctattaaataataaagtttGTCCTGAACCACACAACCAAAAGTTCCTATTAAAGCCAGACTTCTGTAAGTATGGATGTAGCCATGAACATTTGAGCTTAAGAccatttaataatgaataatcaaATGTCATTTCAGACAAACTTTTGACTTTTATGAAAGTAACACTCACTAGAAACCGCACACAGTGCATCATGGGTATTGCGTTTGTGTAGTGAACAGAGTGTGGTTTTGGGACACAGTAAGTTGGCTCACCAGCGGCGTGCACGCGGACAGCGTCTTCGTGCTGGCTGTCAGCTCAGCGCTTTGCTCCGTGCAGTTTAATCCTCTGAACAGCTGATCCTGTACCGGAAACAACAAAATACACCTACATTTATCACTATGCTCATTTACTTACGCCCCTCTTCCCAGCTCGAATATCATCTACATACAATCTCGAGCGCATTCGTCACGTTCCGCAGAAGCGCGCGACCCAGACCCCGGCACGCGTCCCTGGAGAGGTGCACGGGCTCGCTGCGCGCTCCCGCGGGCCCGGCCGAGCACACCGCAGACAGCATTGACAGCAACAAACCTGCAAAGATTTCAACAGAAAGACTAAATGGCAGTCAGTAAATAAGAAAGTAggtaatacataaataaataaataaataaactaacaaacaaataagaaagtaagtaaataagaaatcaattaaataataaaggagataaataaataagaaagtaGGTACATAATTAAATTAgatagtaagtaaataaataaagcaagcaattaaataagtaagtaaataagatAGTaactaaataagtaaataaaaaagtaagtaaataagatAGTaactaaataagtaaataaaaaagtaagtaaataagaaaGTAAGTAACAACATAAGTAAATAAGAAAGCAAGTaacaaaataagtaaataaaaaagtaagtaaataagaaagtaagtaagaaaataagtaaataagaaagtagttaaataaataaataatatggtAAGTAAATAAGAATGtagataaataagtaagtaagaaaataagtaaatatggaagtaagtaaataagtaagtaagtaaatatgaaGGTAGGTAATTAAGACtgtaagtaagtaagcaagaaagtaagtaaataagttaaaaaaaacaaataaacaaacagcataCTAACTGTGATTACATTAATTTCATAagcaaactaaattaaacataaGAGGCTACACACTATCTGTTATTGTTATGTAGCATTATTACATAAAATTGAAAGCATATAGtcttaaaacaataaaacaatacaattaagccaaaataatttaacaaaaaGATTAATTTATAGTTAAAAATCAGGAAAGAAGcaataaaagtaaaagaaattgTGTATATTACTAAGCAAATAAGTAactcatatttacatatattaatagataatttaataattaactTGTAAGTTGTAAATATGGAAACaaataaagatatatatttgtGCAAAAAGCTAAATTTGATAATagaatactactactgctacttctactactactactactactaataataataataataataataataataataataataataaaataataataataataaggagaagaagaagaagtagtagttgttattgtaaaaaaattaatgttacagaatatctatgtaaaaaaaaaaaaaaaaaaaactattgctGCCCTGTGCTACTTACACGGATAGATGGTCTTCAACATGGCTGCAGGTGTTTCTAAATTCTAATGCCATGTTTCATTCCaacctgtatatatatataagtgtgtgggTTTACTTTTCACAGGGGCTTTCCTCTTACACTATGTTAATATTATCACAAATGAAACTCTTTAtctttcacacaaacacacacacaagggttTTATTGTTGTAATTTCCAATGAAAATGGCTACAGTGGTGTGTGGCGGAGGGAATTAACGCTCTTACATGCTTTCGGCTTGAGTTCACACGTGCAGGTACGCCTGAAGAACCGCTTCCTGTTTCTGAGGTGGAGTGTGTGGCAGGCCTGTGCATTCCTCAAGAGCGCTCTCACCacagtttatttctttttcactgATTTGTATTTTACTTCCTCACAAAAACGTGGCCCAGTTTTCAGCAACATTTCGGTTAAGCCTGTGTGCGATGAGAGAAAAATGCATATACAGTAGGAGCTACCTAGTACTTGGATTCCACAAGGTGTAAAATGGAAACTGGTTAGCAACAATACTCCACTAGGTTGTGGCATTAAAGCAATACTTGATCGGTATTAAGGGGACAGTGTTTGCTGGGAAATCATCTCCCACATCATTACATCACCAGCAGCCAGAACCGTGtccacaaggcaggttgggtccatgaaTTCGCCATtcatgccaaattctgaccctaccatctgcaAAAATTGAGATTTATCAATTATACAGTCCAGTTTGCTGCCCACtttagcctcagattcctgttcttggctgacaggagtggtaccagatgtagtcttctgctattgtagcccgtccacctcaaggttcgatgtgttgtgtgtttgtgatgcttttctgctcaccacggttgtaaagcgTAGCTATTTGAATTACCGtggccttcctgtca
Protein-coding regions in this window:
- the zmp:0000001127 gene encoding interleukin-12 subunit alpha; the encoded protein is MLSAVCSAGPAGARSEPVHLSRDACRGLGRALLRNVTNALEIDQLFRGLNCTEQSAELTASTKTLSACTPLNLMCLEGTDFTFDEDECLQSVLEDLRYYWSTFKSYRDPDRILEQSVLRSIENLMQDCFSSMLLDGAQVQISAHNENSFERRLKLCKVLKGFQIRTITINRVLNHIVSSSQI